CAATAGAGAACATTATTAGATAATTTTTCGTAAATACGCCCAAATCGCCTATTTAGGAATGAATGGCCGTTATTTGGTTCCCTAATAAGTTAGAAAATAGTCCTCCACGTTCGTTTGCCAATTGTTCATAGCCGCCATTCTGAATGATAATGCCATTGTCGATCACGATAACTTGATCAGCTTTGCGAATCGTGGACAGCCTGTGTGCGATCACGATGATTGTCAATTTCCCCTGCAGTCGCTCTAACGCTTGTTGGATTTTGGTTTCGTTCTCGCGATCCAAGGCGCTGGTCGCCTCATCCAGAATTAGAATCGATGGCTTGCGCAGGATGGCTCGAGCCAGCACGATCCGCTGCCGTTCGCCACCAGATAACCGGACACCGCGATCTCCGATAACAGTATCGAGACCTTCCGGCAGCTTGCTTACAAACTCTGCGGATGCTGCAAAATCAAGGGCTTCCCAGAGCTGCGCTTCAGTCGCATTCGCATCGATCAACAATAAATTATCTCGGATGGTTCCATTGAACAAGAAAGGGTCCTGCGGGACATAGCTAATTGATTTCCTCAAGGATAACAAATTCTCACTGGTAAGCGGCACGCCATCTATCCACACTTGTCCTCGCTGCGGCTGAAGCAGCCCCATTAAGATATCAATGAATGTGCTCTTGCCGGCGCCAGAGCGCCCAATAACAGCTGTCATTTGTTTGGATCGTATACGAACATTAATGTCACGAAGAGCAAAGCGTTCTTCCTCGGCGTTGTATTGAAAAGAGACATCTCGACACTCTAGATGATGCTTGAGTTGAAGCGGTAAGACGGAGCGGGCTGCGTCTTTGATTTCTCTGGCCTCCCGGCATTCATTTTGAAGCTCCATCATCGTTTTGAACGCCGGAACAGCTGCAGCAATTTGTTCCAAATTCGACTGTATACTCGCAAATCTTGGCCATAAGCGAGAGAAAATGAGAACGACCAGAATTAATTGCTGCCCCTGCGTTTGAAAGAGCAGGACCGATACACAGATGAAGATGACGATGATGAGTGAGGAGGATAATTTGAAATAGAGCTGCGAATTGGCACTGATCTTGGCCTGTGCCAAACGCTCCTGCGCAAATTTCTGA
Above is a genomic segment from Paenibacillus sp. HWE-109 containing:
- a CDS encoding ABC transporter ATP-binding protein; the encoded protein is MKHLLYFTKQLHAYAGKILYMNLLGMSFISLLEGLGLFLVIPLLSICGILNSSAGISLPPAFMNLLNGLPKSGALLLIMGAYLVLVFAQSLIQRNLTLRDVRIHTGFINYVRLETYTAIMQANWDFFIKKRKSDLINSLTDELGRVTSGTYMFLQFAASTVFTLIQVGIAFWLSPMMTLFVIACGLAVSYFSRIFIKRSKLQGQQTSELGRSYIGGMTDHLNGVKDIKSNMLEESRIYWLMTWCQKFAQERLAQAKISANSQLYFKLSSSLIIVIFICVSVLLFQTQGQQLILVVLIFSRLWPRFASIQSNLEQIAAAVPAFKTMMELQNECREAREIKDAARSVLPLQLKHHLECRDVSFQYNAEEERFALRDINVRIRSKQMTAVIGRSGAGKSTFIDILMGLLQPQRGQVWIDGVPLTSENLLSLRKSISYVPQDPFLFNGTIRDNLLLIDANATEAQLWEALDFAASAEFVSKLPEGLDTVIGDRGVRLSGGERQRIVLARAILRKPSILILDEATSALDRENETKIQQALERLQGKLTIIVIAHRLSTIRKADQVIVIDNGIIIQNGGYEQLANERGGLFSNLLGNQITAIHS